In Massilia antarctica, the following are encoded in one genomic region:
- a CDS encoding endonuclease/exonuclease/phosphatase family protein gives MRVVSWNIHWGCGKDGRIRIHAIIDVLRKLNPDVICLQEVASNHAELEGNANANQFRQLAGAFGGYQPVIEPTSEIYQNNMPRQFGNMLLSKFRINQVHRYLLPWPPDPGSPAGMPRGLIEAVIDAPGGRVRVLTTHLEYYSPVQRMAQVRHIKYLHWEACERARIFQPDPTMDPPYQLGYRPGSAIYCGDFNFTPDSPDYQELIAPDDSIALPLVDAWRLRHPDIARAPTAGLHGFKWPERADCFDYFFVTDDLAQRVTEVEVQSETAASDHQPIVLDIA, from the coding sequence ATGCGTGTTGTTAGCTGGAATATTCACTGGGGCTGCGGCAAGGATGGCAGGATCCGCATCCATGCCATCATCGATGTGTTGCGCAAATTAAATCCCGATGTGATTTGCCTGCAGGAAGTTGCGTCAAACCATGCCGAGCTCGAAGGCAACGCCAACGCCAACCAGTTCCGCCAGCTGGCCGGGGCCTTCGGCGGCTACCAGCCGGTGATCGAACCGACCAGCGAAATCTACCAAAACAATATGCCTCGCCAGTTCGGCAATATGTTGCTCTCAAAATTCCGGATCAACCAGGTGCACCGCTACCTGCTGCCGTGGCCGCCCGACCCGGGCAGTCCGGCCGGCATGCCGCGCGGGCTGATCGAAGCCGTCATCGATGCGCCCGGCGGCCGGGTGCGCGTGCTGACCACGCACCTGGAATACTACTCGCCGGTGCAGCGCATGGCGCAGGTACGGCATATCAAGTATTTGCATTGGGAAGCGTGCGAACGGGCGCGCATCTTTCAACCGGACCCGACCATGGACCCGCCCTACCAGCTCGGCTACCGGCCCGGCTCGGCGATCTATTGCGGCGACTTCAATTTCACGCCCGATTCGCCCGATTACCAGGAATTGATCGCGCCGGACGACAGCATCGCGCTGCCCCTGGTCGATGCCTGGCGCTTGCGCCATCCGGACATCGCGCGTGCGCCGACCGCCGGCTTGCATGGTTTCAAGTGGCCGGAGCGGGCCGATTGCTTCGACTATTTTTTCGTTACCGACGATCTGGCCCAGCGCGTGACGGAGGTGGAAGTGCAGTCGGAAACGGCGGCCTCCGACCATCAGCCGATCGTGCTCGATATTGCCTGA